In the genome of Treponema pedis, one region contains:
- the fliQ gene encoding flagellar biosynthesis protein FliQ, protein MSIGTIVTLMREGIWVVLVISAPILIAALLVGLIVAIFQATTSIQEQTLTFVPKIFTILGMLALLAGWIFAVLRGYFISLMDLIPQLVR, encoded by the coding sequence ATGTCTATCGGAACAATAGTTACTTTAATGCGGGAAGGTATATGGGTAGTTTTAGTAATTTCCGCACCTATTTTAATTGCGGCTCTTTTGGTAGGGCTTATTGTGGCGATTTTTCAGGCTACAACTTCAATACAGGAACAAACCCTTACCTTTGTTCCGAAAATTTTTACTATACTCGGAATGCTTGCCCTTTTAGCGGGTTGGATATTTGCCGTTTTACGCGGATATTTTATTTCGCTGATGGATTTAATTCCTCAGCTGGTACGCTGA
- the fliR gene encoding flagellar biosynthetic protein FliR, with protein sequence MQPLGFILNKEPVFLLAAVRIFAMIMTSPLTSMRNVSRIAKIGLAGLTAFTVSPYAYPALTIPDAFSLEYALLLLGEGLIGVLTGFFISILFATFSTAGQFFSFQMGFGASEVYDALAQIENPLMGQYFNFVAALVFLQIKGFQKLFLGGVMKSIEYVNCLAFLQRQEPLSNYFLNAVGNLFLNAIIISLPIMGTLVLIHVTMGLLTKAAPQMNLLSEGFPITILTAFLILTIALPFFINTFEIILENGLSAFWNLLSGLGGAR encoded by the coding sequence ATGCAGCCCTTAGGTTTTATTTTAAATAAAGAGCCCGTTTTTTTACTTGCGGCGGTCCGTATTTTTGCGATGATAATGACCTCTCCTCTTACTTCTATGCGGAATGTTTCGCGTATTGCTAAAATAGGGCTTGCAGGACTTACCGCCTTTACGGTTTCGCCCTATGCCTATCCTGCACTTACGATTCCCGACGCTTTTTCGCTTGAATACGCTCTTTTGCTTTTAGGCGAGGGGTTAATCGGTGTTTTAACCGGTTTTTTTATAAGTATTCTGTTTGCAACTTTCAGCACGGCAGGACAATTTTTTTCATTTCAAATGGGTTTCGGCGCTTCCGAAGTTTACGATGCCCTTGCTCAAATTGAAAACCCCTTAATGGGACAATACTTCAATTTTGTTGCAGCCCTTGTTTTTTTGCAAATTAAGGGCTTTCAAAAGCTTTTTTTAGGCGGAGTAATGAAAAGTATAGAATATGTAAACTGTCTTGCTTTTTTACAAAGACAGGAGCCTCTTTCAAATTATTTTTTAAACGCTGTAGGAAATCTTTTTTTAAATGCTATTATAATTTCGCTTCCCATTATGGGAACCCTTGTTTTAATTCACGTTACAATGGGGCTTTTAACAAAGGCGGCTCCTCAAATGAATTTATTGTCGGAAGGTTTTCCTATTACGATATTAACGGCATTTTTAATTCTTACAATAGCCTTGCCGTTTTTTATAAACACATTTGAAATTATTTTGGAAAACGGGTTATCCGCATTTTGGAATTTATTAAGCGGTTTAGGAGGGGCAAGGTGA
- the flhB gene encoding flagellar biosynthesis protein FlhB, producing MLLYKICFDSELDYFNKLIGLQWFAAEDDGKTEDPTEHRIRKAREEGRVAKSQDLNAAVVVLFPVIALIILGPYMFKSLMQVISFFFERCTTESLFNGAWFAVFLNYLLKTVFPITIIAMLAGVISNIIQNRGFLFSAKPIQPNFQKITPNFARFFKRALFSSEGLFNLAKSLFKVVIIGFIGYLVIKSNITTMISMLQVGFADSVFFIAKTAAKILAFAAAALVVLSIPDYIFQRKQFLDSLKMSKTEVTQEYKELEGDPMIKSQISRQMQAILKKTGIKNVPNADVVITNPTHYAVALQWKQGEMPAPMVIAKGTDTAAQNIKRIAREHDIPLMENVPLARALYANVDLGQVVPNEYYTSLSIIFMKVYAMKGKSPGGLTE from the coding sequence ATTCTTTTGTATAAAATCTGTTTTGACTCCGAACTCGATTACTTTAATAAATTAATCGGATTACAATGGTTTGCCGCTGAAGATGACGGTAAAACGGAAGACCCTACCGAGCATAGAATCAGAAAGGCAAGGGAAGAGGGGCGCGTTGCGAAAAGTCAGGATTTAAACGCTGCGGTAGTAGTTCTTTTTCCAGTAATTGCTCTTATTATTTTGGGTCCTTATATGTTTAAATCCCTAATGCAGGTTATTTCTTTCTTTTTTGAAAGGTGCACTACCGAAAGTCTTTTTAACGGAGCTTGGTTCGCCGTATTTCTTAACTACTTGCTTAAAACCGTTTTTCCGATTACCATAATTGCAATGCTTGCAGGTGTTATAAGCAACATTATTCAAAACCGCGGTTTTTTATTTTCGGCAAAGCCGATTCAGCCTAATTTCCAAAAAATAACGCCCAATTTCGCGCGTTTTTTTAAGCGGGCTCTTTTTTCATCTGAAGGGCTTTTTAATTTGGCAAAATCGCTTTTTAAAGTAGTAATTATCGGTTTTATAGGATATCTTGTTATAAAAAGTAATATCACTACAATGATTTCCATGCTGCAAGTCGGCTTTGCGGATTCGGTTTTTTTTATTGCAAAGACGGCTGCGAAAATTTTAGCCTTTGCCGCTGCGGCATTGGTTGTATTGAGTATCCCGGATTATATTTTCCAGAGAAAACAGTTTTTAGATTCTTTAAAAATGTCGAAAACTGAAGTTACTCAGGAATACAAGGAATTGGAAGGCGACCCTATGATAAAGTCGCAAATAAGCAGACAAATGCAGGCAATTTTGAAAAAAACGGGAATAAAAAACGTGCCTAATGCCGATGTGGTAATTACAAACCCGACTCACTATGCGGTAGCATTGCAATGGAAGCAGGGAGAAATGCCTGCCCCTATGGTTATTGCAAAGGGTACGGATACGGCTGCACAAAACATAAAACGCATTGCCCGCGAACACGATATACCTTTAATGGAAAACGTTCCCTTAGCGCGGGCCTTATATGCAAATGTGGATTTGGGACAGGTAGTTCCCAATGAATATTATACATCTCTTTCTATTATTTTTATGAAAGTTTATGCAATGAAGGGGAAATCCCCGGGAGGACTGACGGAATAA
- a CDS encoding heavy metal translocating P-type ATPase: protein MEITVKHSLPGRIRVHYKRSGISPRQAVLAQTLIAVQEGITDIQVNPKTCSFLIYYDLNIISEKEIIALFKVLSDKYLNDEKLLAAVAEIPFTESILDILVGTLFDVVLRSFLPMPIRNLLLYKSILPRIFKAIQSVINGKFFSTDLLDAAALTAAVLDGKISTARSVATLLDMGEEIEELTRRQSYSNLAQILLISNEPVHLVEGSEERSIPASALKKGDFIVVRAGSQIPADGNVEKGEGLVNQASITGESLPVEKTEGCIVFAGTILEDGELYIRVRSAGTETKVNNIISMIDRSQSLKAAAQKRSEKLAEQIVPFNFLLTGLTYLFTRNISKTISTLMVDYSCAMKLAAPIAVLSAMKEAAEQYISVKGGKFLEEAALADTVIFDKTGTLTYAEPVLAEVYAFEGFKKNEILKLAACLEEHFPHPLGRAVVKATENRGLTHPERHAKVEYIVAHGIVSTLKGKRLCIGSAHFIFEDEKVPLTEKALSVQKVAAESGYSLLYLAVDGKLAGILTIGDPVREESAAAVKELRQTGIKKCVMITGDAEQAAAKIALQTGINEYYSQALPEDKVNYVQNEIKSGNKVIMIGDGINDAPALSAANVGIAMDNCSSIAGDTADIVLSGGGIKSLVTVRRLGQGLLKRIENNNKLIIGGNSLLLFGGMFGLISPAMAAVLHNSLTVTISIKAMQKILSGEEK from the coding sequence ATGGAAATTACCGTTAAACATTCTCTGCCGGGAAGAATCAGAGTGCATTATAAACGTTCTGGAATTTCGCCCCGGCAGGCGGTTCTTGCGCAAACTTTAATTGCGGTTCAGGAGGGTATTACCGATATTCAAGTAAACCCTAAAACCTGTTCTTTTTTAATTTATTACGACCTCAATATTATCTCGGAAAAAGAAATCATCGCCTTATTTAAGGTGCTTTCCGACAAGTATTTAAACGATGAAAAATTACTTGCAGCGGTTGCGGAAATACCTTTTACGGAAAGTATTTTGGATATTTTAGTCGGTACGCTCTTTGATGTTGTATTACGCTCTTTCCTTCCCATGCCGATACGCAATTTATTATTATATAAAAGCATATTACCCCGTATTTTTAAAGCGATACAATCCGTTATAAACGGGAAGTTTTTCAGTACCGATTTGCTTGATGCCGCGGCTCTTACGGCGGCAGTACTTGACGGTAAGATATCTACCGCACGTTCCGTTGCTACCTTGCTGGATATGGGCGAAGAAATAGAAGAGCTTACCCGCAGACAATCATACAGCAATTTAGCTCAAATCCTTCTTATTTCCAATGAGCCGGTTCATCTTGTCGAAGGAAGTGAAGAACGCAGTATTCCTGCTTCCGCCTTAAAAAAGGGCGACTTTATAGTTGTCCGTGCGGGCAGTCAAATTCCTGCCGACGGTAATGTGGAAAAAGGTGAAGGTCTTGTAAATCAGGCAAGCATCACAGGGGAATCGTTGCCGGTAGAAAAAACCGAAGGCTGCATCGTTTTTGCCGGTACAATTCTTGAGGACGGCGAACTTTATATCCGTGTACGCAGCGCGGGAACGGAAACCAAGGTAAATAATATTATTTCTATGATTGACCGCTCTCAGAGTTTAAAAGCCGCCGCACAAAAACGCTCCGAAAAGCTTGCCGAGCAAATAGTTCCTTTTAACTTTTTACTTACGGGTTTAACTTATTTATTTACGAGAAATATTTCAAAAACCATTTCCACACTGATGGTAGATTATTCTTGTGCAATGAAGCTGGCGGCTCCGATTGCCGTTCTTTCGGCAATGAAAGAAGCTGCCGAACAATATATTTCCGTTAAAGGCGGAAAATTTTTAGAAGAAGCCGCCTTGGCCGATACCGTTATTTTCGATAAAACCGGAACCCTTACTTATGCTGAACCCGTTTTGGCGGAAGTATATGCGTTTGAAGGGTTTAAAAAGAATGAAATACTTAAACTTGCGGCCTGCCTTGAAGAACATTTTCCTCATCCGCTTGGACGAGCCGTAGTAAAAGCTACCGAAAATCGGGGGCTTACCCATCCGGAGCGGCACGCAAAAGTAGAATATATAGTTGCTCACGGAATAGTTTCCACATTAAAAGGAAAAAGACTTTGTATAGGAAGCGCTCATTTTATTTTTGAAGATGAAAAAGTTCCGCTTACCGAAAAAGCTCTTTCCGTTCAAAAAGTCGCTGCGGAATCGGGATACTCCCTTTTATACTTGGCCGTTGACGGAAAACTTGCGGGTATTCTTACAATAGGAGACCCCGTGCGTGAAGAAAGCGCTGCGGCTGTAAAAGAATTAAGGCAAACCGGTATAAAAAAATGCGTAATGATAACCGGCGATGCCGAACAGGCTGCGGCAAAAATTGCTTTGCAAACGGGAATAAACGAGTATTATTCTCAAGCCCTGCCTGAAGATAAGGTAAACTATGTTCAAAACGAAATAAAATCGGGAAACAAGGTAATAATGATAGGAGACGGCATTAACGATGCCCCGGCACTGTCCGCAGCGAATGTAGGTATTGCTATGGATAACTGCTCCTCTATTGCAGGCGACACTGCCGATATAGTTTTATCGGGCGGCGGAATTAAAAGTCTTGTTACCGTGCGCCGGTTGGGGCAAGGTTTATTAAAGCGTATAGAAAACAACAACAAACTGATTATAGGAGGAAACTCTCTGTTGCTTTTCGGCGGAATGTTCGGTCTCATATCTCCGGCGATGGCGGCGGTACTGCATAATTCGCTTACCGTAACTATAAGCATTAAGGCTATGCAAAAAATTTTAAGCGGAGAAGAAAAGTGA
- a CDS encoding HMA2 domain-containing protein — MITSFFPGRIRLRAAVFKDEEITAAAVSILKKFPALKNIEHNPLTGSILLEYNHSKVDINQLKPLLPVLEKLKDEANIYSEDKKVKILSILKDLDKILPIETI; from the coding sequence GTGATTACGAGTTTTTTCCCGGGCAGAATACGGCTTAGAGCCGCAGTATTTAAAGATGAAGAAATTACCGCCGCCGCCGTTTCGATTTTAAAAAAATTCCCCGCCTTAAAAAACATTGAGCATAATCCGCTTACCGGCAGTATTCTTTTGGAATATAACCATTCCAAGGTTGATATAAATCAATTAAAACCTCTTTTGCCGGTTTTGGAAAAACTGAAAGACGAAGCGAATATTTATTCCGAAGATAAAAAGGTTAAAATACTTTCAATATTAAAAGATTTGGATAAAATTCTTCCTATAGAAACAATATAA
- a CDS encoding sigma 54-interacting transcriptional regulator, with amino-acid sequence MRTCIYSAYSKKDVEMLLSQTHDIWDLQVTYNSGAIFEFLEKIKCDFLLFDVETGGMFPLEALDKLKNYFPMLNVFLIVHGGAEILKLQFSKYLISGIFDLPQDFLFIKQYIENFFSDKESRKNQTVLMNMDKNTADIINSNIIGKSRAAAALKEFIVKASKNDFPVLLLGETGCGKGLVAELIHKLSAFKTKKFMPINVGCIPENLAESFLFGTEKGSFTDAETKDGIFAAANGGTIFLDEMESLSPAVQAKLLHVLETKAFCPVGSMNIKKTDFRLICASNENLRELIKKKLFRRDLYYRLDVLRYEIPPLRKRKEDIALLVNYYLKSTGKRISSSAMEKLYLNNWHGNIRELKNCLNRACCKASDTDIITALHIEF; translated from the coding sequence ATGAGGACGTGTATTTATTCTGCATATTCAAAAAAAGACGTTGAAATGCTTTTATCTCAAACGCACGATATTTGGGATTTACAGGTAACTTACAACAGCGGAGCTATTTTTGAATTTTTAGAAAAGATTAAGTGTGATTTCCTTCTCTTTGATGTTGAAACCGGAGGTATGTTTCCCCTTGAAGCATTGGATAAATTAAAAAATTATTTCCCTATGCTTAATGTATTTCTTATCGTTCACGGCGGAGCCGAAATTTTAAAATTGCAATTTTCGAAATATTTAATTTCCGGCATTTTTGATTTACCGCAAGACTTTTTATTTATCAAACAATATATAGAAAATTTTTTTTCCGATAAAGAAAGCCGTAAGAATCAAACCGTTTTAATGAATATGGATAAAAATACTGCGGATATAATAAATTCAAACATTATCGGTAAAAGCCGAGCGGCAGCCGCCTTAAAGGAATTTATTGTAAAAGCTTCAAAAAACGATTTTCCCGTTTTGCTTTTGGGCGAAACAGGTTGCGGCAAGGGTTTGGTTGCCGAGCTTATCCATAAGCTGTCGGCTTTTAAAACTAAAAAATTTATGCCTATAAATGTCGGCTGTATCCCCGAAAATCTTGCAGAGTCGTTTTTGTTCGGAACTGAAAAGGGGAGCTTTACCGATGCTGAAACAAAAGACGGAATATTTGCTGCGGCAAACGGAGGTACTATATTTTTAGATGAAATGGAGAGTTTATCGCCGGCCGTTCAGGCCAAACTGCTGCACGTCCTGGAAACAAAGGCTTTTTGCCCCGTAGGCTCTATGAACATTAAAAAAACCGACTTTAGGTTAATTTGCGCTTCAAACGAAAATTTAAGAGAGCTTATAAAGAAAAAGCTTTTTAGACGGGATTTATACTATAGGCTTGATGTTTTGCGTTATGAAATTCCTCCTCTCAGAAAACGTAAAGAAGATATTGCCTTGTTGGTTAATTATTATTTAAAAAGTACGGGAAAAAGAATTTCTTCAAGCGCAATGGAAAAACTTTACCTTAATAACTGGCACGGAAATATACGCGAACTGAAAAATTGTCTAAACAGAGCCTGCTGCAAGGCGTCGGATACCGATATTATTACCGCCTTGCATATAGAATTTTAA
- a CDS encoding tetratricopeptide repeat protein, with amino-acid sequence MALSVIDQGKKLFAKRKYNEVISTLERHVLDYRDSFTFHFYLGLAYLYSGEIPAAKDYFSRARQIKPTDPDLLAAEAVMFLRRCDTANAIQYYILALEYNPNYKLAQKGLGFIRNNNSPEKIGDIVQSGKIKKLYPNPMKEEKRGKRIAVALVCLIAAVSISVIVPYIYKTRKFSENERANMDDFKLSSNEKKYAVDMEGTFLYVLTESQILSAYSNAQSYFKEHRDNAAQVEINRLLSSNASFSIKQKARLLMDYLEEPGFDSIKDLYEFSKVRKEPLLYLDCWVVWKGMPTNIQSGSYSTVFNLLVGYDTKQQLEGVVTVSCEFVAKIDPDRPVSVLGQIQIKDGVVCLRGKGIHQSQKPAENE; translated from the coding sequence ATGGCTCTTTCAGTAATCGACCAGGGTAAAAAACTGTTTGCAAAGCGGAAATATAACGAAGTAATCTCCACTCTTGAACGTCATGTTTTGGACTATAGGGATTCTTTTACCTTCCACTTTTATCTCGGACTTGCCTATTTATATTCCGGAGAAATTCCCGCAGCAAAGGATTATTTTTCGCGGGCAAGACAAATTAAACCTACCGACCCCGATTTACTTGCTGCAGAAGCCGTAATGTTTTTACGCAGATGCGATACCGCAAATGCCATTCAATATTATATTCTTGCCCTGGAATATAATCCCAACTATAAACTTGCACAAAAAGGCTTGGGCTTTATCCGAAATAATAATTCTCCTGAAAAAATAGGAGATATTGTCCAATCGGGTAAAATAAAAAAACTGTATCCCAATCCCATGAAAGAGGAAAAAAGAGGGAAAAGAATAGCGGTTGCTCTGGTTTGTTTAATTGCAGCCGTTTCAATATCCGTTATAGTTCCGTATATTTACAAAACACGTAAATTTTCCGAAAACGAAAGAGCCAATATGGACGATTTTAAACTCAGCTCAAACGAAAAAAAATATGCCGTCGATATGGAAGGCACGTTTTTATACGTCCTTACCGAAAGCCAAATTCTTTCGGCTTATTCAAATGCGCAATCCTACTTTAAAGAGCACCGCGACAATGCGGCTCAAGTGGAAATAAACCGCCTGCTTTCGTCCAATGCTTCGTTTTCCATAAAACAAAAAGCCCGTCTTTTAATGGATTATCTTGAAGAGCCGGGTTTCGACAGTATAAAAGACCTTTATGAATTTTCTAAAGTACGTAAAGAGCCCCTGCTTTATCTCGATTGCTGGGTAGTATGGAAGGGAATGCCTACAAATATTCAATCCGGCTCTTACAGCACCGTCTTTAATCTTTTAGTAGGTTATGATACAAAACAGCAATTGGAAGGTGTGGTAACCGTTTCATGCGAATTTGTCGCAAAAATAGACCCCGATAGGCCGGTAAGCGTTTTAGGACAAATTCAAATAAAAGACGGAGTAGTGTGTTTAAGAGGCAAGGGTATTCATCAAAGCCAAAAGCCTGCCGAAAACGAATAA
- a CDS encoding tetratricopeptide repeat protein, whose product MKKRVFLIFFAALCVQLFSQTYKDYLSSGLDAYARSDWSSAVFSFQKAIEASSGTSDEALYWLIMANASAKNYRQALSDTALFLQKFPNSLKAPEVIYQQGRILCLCAEHEKSINILYGFLRRYPGHRQIPSAYYWIGENLYMAGRLKDARTIFSRVIIDYPSSAKVEPSRYKIALIDQSSTQDELLKLLKISHEELLKLSEEYEKAKKNYEQTVAVYQKQAGEINRDGRIAELAEKLQMEQKKNEELYDKLVMFELKNQELEAMLAKLDPNYAAKMNGEVPEADYADAEKKRAALEALREKAKQLQSMYDQLLEENKK is encoded by the coding sequence ATGAAAAAGCGTGTTTTTTTAATTTTTTTTGCGGCACTGTGTGTGCAGCTTTTTTCTCAAACTTATAAAGATTACCTATCTTCGGGGCTTGACGCTTATGCCCGTTCCGACTGGTCTTCTGCGGTTTTTTCCTTTCAAAAAGCAATTGAAGCTTCAAGCGGAACCTCCGATGAGGCCCTCTATTGGTTGATTATGGCGAATGCTTCCGCAAAAAATTACAGGCAAGCCCTATCCGATACGGCTCTTTTTTTGCAAAAATTTCCGAACAGTCTTAAAGCTCCGGAAGTTATTTATCAGCAAGGAAGAATACTTTGTCTTTGTGCGGAACATGAAAAATCAATTAATATTTTATACGGATTTTTGCGCCGTTATCCCGGGCATAGACAAATTCCTTCGGCCTATTATTGGATAGGCGAAAATCTCTATATGGCGGGCAGATTAAAAGATGCGCGTACCATTTTTTCCCGCGTTATTATCGATTACCCGTCGTCCGCAAAGGTGGAGCCTTCACGATATAAAATAGCCCTCATAGACCAATCTTCAACACAGGACGAATTGTTAAAGCTGTTAAAAATAAGCCATGAAGAACTTTTAAAACTTTCGGAAGAATATGAAAAGGCAAAGAAAAATTATGAACAAACCGTAGCCGTTTACCAAAAACAGGCGGGAGAAATAAACCGCGACGGTAGAATTGCAGAGCTTGCCGAAAAACTTCAAATGGAGCAAAAGAAAAACGAAGAATTATACGATAAATTGGTTATGTTTGAATTAAAAAACCAAGAACTGGAAGCTATGCTTGCCAAACTTGACCCCAATTATGCCGCAAAAATGAACGGAGAAGTTCCGGAAGCGGACTATGCGGATGCCGAGAAAAAACGTGCGGCGCTTGAAGCCCTACGTGAAAAGGCAAAACAGCTTCAAAGTATGTACGACCAATTATTGGAGGAAAATAAAAAATGA
- the rpe gene encoding ribulose-phosphate 3-epimerase yields MDKSFILSPSLLSADFSKLGSELKYIEDNGGKWVHIDVMDGQFVPNLTFGAPVVKSIRKCSSLPFDVHLMVNNPENLVKDFAAAGADWFTFHAEASVHTDRLISDIKANGMKAGISIVPTTPISIIENILPIVDLVLIMSVNPGFGGQKLLPYCLKKVSVLKEIKKEENLKYLISIDGGVNSENIETVKKAGAEVIVSGSAFFSGELRI; encoded by the coding sequence ATGGATAAGAGTTTTATATTGAGTCCGTCGCTTTTAAGCGCGGATTTTTCAAAACTCGGCAGCGAGTTAAAATATATAGAAGATAACGGAGGCAAATGGGTTCATATCGACGTAATGGACGGACAGTTTGTACCTAATTTAACCTTCGGAGCTCCGGTAGTAAAAAGTATCCGAAAGTGCTCCTCTTTGCCCTTCGATGTTCATCTTATGGTAAATAATCCTGAAAATCTTGTAAAGGACTTTGCGGCGGCAGGGGCAGACTGGTTTACCTTTCATGCGGAAGCTTCCGTTCATACCGACAGACTCATATCCGATATTAAAGCAAATGGAATGAAGGCGGGTATAAGTATTGTGCCTACAACGCCGATAAGTATTATAGAGAATATTTTACCGATCGTAGATCTTGTATTGATAATGAGCGTAAATCCGGGGTTCGGAGGACAAAAACTTCTTCCTTATTGCTTAAAAAAAGTTTCCGTCTTAAAAGAAATAAAAAAAGAGGAAAACTTAAAATATTTGATTTCGATTGACGGCGGAGTTAATTCCGAAAATATTGAAACGGTAAAAAAAGCAGGTGCGGAAGTTATAGTTTCCGGCTCGGCATTTTTTTCGGGAGAATTAAGAATATGA
- a CDS encoding glutaredoxin domain-containing protein: MAKRQLFLFGSKLCPDCGPAKGYLEKKGVKFRYFDITEDLGHLKFLLKYRDERAEFGELKREGKIGIPCLMVGNGEEFFFDVTTADLSEWL; encoded by the coding sequence ATGGCAAAAAGACAATTATTTTTATTCGGAAGTAAACTGTGTCCCGATTGCGGGCCTGCAAAAGGATATTTAGAAAAAAAAGGAGTTAAGTTCCGTTATTTTGACATTACCGAAGACCTCGGTCATTTAAAATTTTTGTTAAAATATCGGGACGAGCGAGCCGAATTCGGTGAGCTGAAGAGGGAGGGGAAAATCGGCATTCCGTGTTTAATGGTTGGGAACGGAGAAGAATTTTTCTTTGATGTTACGACTGCGGATTTATCCGAATGGCTTTGA